From the Microcoleus sp. FACHB-672 genome, the window GGATGACATATCCACCGGCGAAGCGAAATGGCTGCCCTACTTGCACGAATTCTTCCTGGGCCAAAAAGGTTTAGAAACCCAAGTCAAAGAACGGGAAAACCAGATCGACCCTAGTGAAGCGCGGACGGTGGAACTGGAGAACTTAGCGGCTAAAGTTCGGATCGGGCGTTTTGGCCCTTACATTGAAGTAGAAAATGGCAATGGGCCGGTGACTGCCTCAATCCCCAAAGATTTGACACCGGCAGACTTAGATCCGGAGAAGGTAGAGGGGCTGCTGCGCCAGAAAACAGAAGGCCCGGACGAAGTAGGCCGGCACCCCTTAACAGGTGAATTGATTTATCTCAAAATCGGCACTTACGGCCCTTATGTCGAACTGGGTGAAGTTTCTGAGGAAAACAAGAAACCTAAACGCGCCTCTTTGCCTAAAGGCGTGAAGCCTGAAGATGTGACACTAGAAATGGCGGTGGGGCTGCTTTCCCTGCCGCGCACCTTGGGAACCCATCCAGAAACCGGCGGGAAAATCCAAGCAAGTCTGGGGCGTTTTGGCCCGTATGTGGTACATGACCAAGGCAAGGAAGGGAAAGATTATCGTTCCCTGAAAGCCGGTGATGATGTCTTGACAATTGAAGTTAAACGTGCATTGGAGCTACTGTTAGAGCCGAAGAAGGGCGGGCGCGGCACCCGGAGCAAGACTAAGGCAGCTTTGCGAGAACTCGGCCAGCACCCAGCGGATGGGGAGCCGGTGAACGTCTACGATGGGCCGTATGGGCCGTATGTGAAGCACGGGAAAACCAATGCTTCTGTACCCGAAGACCAATCTGTTGATAATTTGACGCTAGCAGAGGCGGTGGAACTGTTGGCGGCCAAGGCTTCATCTGGCAAGAGTTCGTCTAAATCGAGTGGCTCAAAATCAAGTAGCGCGACCAAAACAAAGGCTGCCGGTCAGAAGTCAACAACCCGCAAAACAACTCGTAAAAAGGCTTAGATGCCAAATGGTTAATTGCTCAGTGTTGATCACACTGAGCGATTGGCTATTAGCTATTTGCCTTCACCAATGCCTTACGTTTGCGCTTGAACTGGGAGCCGGCACCCAAGGCTCCAAAGGCTAGCAACCCAAACGCGACAGAAGGTTCAGGGACGTGTTCTGATTGATGGCAAGGCATATCGCAGGGCATCGCGATCTCGTCAGGACACGGTTCTGTCCCATCCCCGTGATATGCCATGTGGCCCCAAGGGTTGTACATATAACCTGTCTGACTGTGTTCGATTGTGTTGTCTGACAAATCGGACGGAGCGCTGGCCATCATAAACAGAGATGAATCTGTAGGAGTAGCCGTTGCGGTAACTCCCGGCAAGCCGGGCATTAAATCTCTCAAATCATTGGCGATGGGAATGTTTCCTGTGTTCCAGGGGAACATCGGGTCAAGCAGGTTGTGTCCGTAAGGCTGACCGCTGGAGGGATAAAAACTGTTTCCCCAGCGTCCGTTTAGCTGCCATTGTCCCCAAAGGCGATCCACATTAGCATGAACCAGGAAGAACATCGGATCGTTGGGAGAATTTTGAAGGTTCATAGAACCTCCAATCCAATTGTGCATACTGTTATGTAACCCGGTGCCGGTTTCTATGCGGGATCGAAAAGCGTTGTAGCTAGTCTGGGCAAGTGCACCATTTACCTGAGTTTGCGTGCCCAAAGTTGTCCAATCGCGCAGACTGCGTGTGAGTTCTCGCGGGGTGCCAGTCGATAGTCCTGTCCACGCGCCCCTGTTTGTAGTATTGCTCAAGTCTCTTCTTAACAGCCAGCCATTGGCACGGGAGAAAGGCCCAGACTGAACTGTTCCGCCTCCGACACCCCCAGCCCCGCCATTGGGACCCATAAAGTTATTTTGAAAAATAATGTTTCGTGTGGCGGTTTGATTTGTCCAATCCCAGTAGGGAAGTGTCACACTGGAATCTACTGTTTGTAAGGCTCTTTCAAATTCATCTAAAAACTGCCGGTGCCACGGCAGAAAGGCTGCATTGCCATGAGCGCCATTCACTAATGTGGTGCCATTTGGAGCGAGACGGCCTGTCATATCCATTGTTGCTAAATGGGTGGCCACAAATTGGTCATACTCGCTAATACGAACGCCGTTCGGGGTGGTGACAAATCTTTGAGTTTTTAAGGCGACGACGGCATTGACGAACCTATCTATCTCAGTGCGGGTCATCGTCGCGGCATTTCTTCTAACCTGCAAAGGTCCACTGGTATTGCCAGAGTTGGGCATGGTGTCATATCTGTAGCCCAGACGCGTGAAATCTATAACGCTCGCCGCTGTCGCATTGCTTGTAGAAAAAGTATAGGCTTGAGCCGGATTCGCACAGAAAGCGACAATCGTGCCGGCGATTAAGCCGATGCCGGTGAAAGCACGTTTGAGATCCATAAGATTCCCCCAATAAAAAGCGCAAAATTAATATAGGCATATTTAAAATGCCATTGGCGCTATGCGAAGATTGCTTAGCTAGCGCCTAGGCGATAAGTTCCAATACCCTGCTTTGTGCAGTGATGCGAGTAGTTTGGCTTCAGTTCACGCAAAGCAGAGCCGGCTGAGAATTACAACAAATTTCTTCTCAACAGGATTAGCAACTATTTTTAGTTGGTTATATTGACAAGCTTGACATGAGTCTTTTCTTCGAGTTTTCACGAGCGGAAAGAATCTCGAACCCCGACTCTCTAAGAGCTTGACCTTTTATGTTATCTATGCAACTAATCATAAACTTATTTGGTGCTATTTTGTTGCCAAAATGGCAGTTTTTTTTGGGTAAAACAAAGCCTCAGAAAATCTCTCAGATGGGGAGGGTCATCAGATCGTTGCCGACTCATCAAAACATAATTTTTTGTACCGCCGTGAGCCGGCATAGAAGCGAGCGAACTGTAGATTCAACTGCCCGAAAGACACTGTAGAGGCGAGATGGCGCAGTTATTGAAGAGTACATGAATGCTCAAATCATTCAAAACTACTTATTTTTTTAATGTTTGTTTTATCCTTCTGAAATCTCTGGAAGCTTGTAGAAGTTTAACAGAGGCGGTATGGCCGGCAACCAACTAACTGATTCAGTGAGTTAGGCTCAAGTTAGCCGGCAGTTATTTTAAGCCTTTTGTGGTTGTTTACCCTTACGCAAGCGACCGGCACCCAATGCCCCAAATGCCAATAGACCAAATATAGAAGCCGGTTCGGGAACGTGTTCTGATTGATGGCAGGGCATATCACAGGGCATATTTATTTCGTCAGGACACGGCTCATCCCCATGATAGGCACTATGGCCCCAAGGATTGTACATATTGCCGGTAGTATCTGAGAATAAGTCTTCCGGGGCGCTAGCCATCAGGAACGATGAGAAATTAGAATTGGGTGGACTAACACCTGGTAAACCCGGGATTAAGGCCGCTAAGTCAGCGGCAACCCTTGATTGACCTCCATCCCAAGGCCACATTGGCTGGAGCCGGTCGTGTCCGTAAGCCTGGGTACCAATAGCAGCATAAGCCCCTACACCATCCAAACGACCAGTACCCGCAACAGCAGTCTGCCATCTGGCCCAGAGGCGGTCTATGTTGGCATGAAGCATCCAAAACTCTGGAGCGTTGGGAGAAGTCATGGTGTTCATTGAGCCTCCCACCCAGTTGTGCATGGGGTTGTGGATGTTTAACTCGAGCCGAGTGTTTAGAGTAAGATAGCTGGTTGTATTGAGTGCTGTATTTTCCTGGGCAGCGGTGATCATTCCCCGATTCGTTGCAGTTCTTGGGGCGAACACGCCCAAATTGCGTCTGAGTGGTTGTCTGCCGGTGGAGGTTCCCAGCCAAACGTCGCCACTCAAGTCACTTCTCTGAACCCATCCGTTGGCCGCTGTGAAAGGCCCTGTTTGAACCGGCCCACCAGGAGTTCCATTGGGGTTAATCCCATTGCCTCCGAGAAAATTGTTTGTAAAGAGCACGTTTTGAGAGCCATTAATATCCGTCCAATCCCAGTAGGGAATTGTGACAGTCGGATCTACTGTTTGTAGTGCCCTTTCAAATTCATATATAAATGCCCGGTGCCACGGCAAAAAGCCGGCCCTGCCATGTGCTGCATTGACTAAGGGACGCCCATCTGGCCCAGGGCGACCGGCTAAATCCATCGCTCCCAAATGGGTTGCTACAAATTGGTCGTACTCACTGACGACAGCGCCGTTAGCAGCCGTCACTGTTCTTGTTTTTAACGTCTGGATAGCACTAACGAATCTTGATATCTCAGTCGCATTCAAGCTAGCCGCGCTTCTTCTGACCTGTAAACCTGCTGTGCCGCCTGGAACATTTATACCGCTGTATGTGTAACCCAGCGCGCTAAAATCCAGAACGTCATTTGGTCTGTAGTTGCGGCTAAAAGTATATGCTTGCGCTTGTACTGCACCAAACACGATAGCACTGCCTGTTATTAAGCCGAGCCAGCTAGAAGCGCGTTTTAGATTCATGTAATTATCCTTCCAACACAATACAAATTTCAGGGGCTGGATGCTAAACGACATTCGCAATATTCTCGGCTGACCCTGAGCTACAAATATTTAGTGAATTAATCCCGCGTTCTTTAGAGATTTTTGGTTACGCTTATCCCAGGATAAAGCCATCTCGACATATTCACACTCAAAATCTCTGTATTTTCACGGAATCTTTATAAATTTCTGCTAGAAAAAATAACTTGAGCTTTAAAGAGAAGGCTGTAATTTCCCATACGCTTTCTCATTTTTACTTAAAAAGTATTGTTAAAAAAATAATAAATACGGCAAGCAATTTTAAAAAAAGCTAGGATATTATTGTTTTGAGCTTATATTTTTTTAGTAATTTGAGTCCTACTGAATTATTATAAAATTTATTGAGACTCCCAGCTTTTTTTTTATTAAAATCCTTGAACTGCTTACGCATCAACCCATCTCGCTCTGGCTGAATGGCCGTACAGCTTGTTTATTATATTAATTTTAAAACGAACTCTGGATTAATCACGTAAGTACAATAACTGAATTAGTTTATTTTACAAATAAAAATATTTAGGTGTTTGTAGTTATACTTAAGTAGCGAATATTTTCAATAGCTACTAGGTTCAGTGTATTTTAAAAAAATGAATAAATTAATAATAAATAGTTTTCTTAACCGAAGATTATGTAAAGATCTTGTAAAGATAATCACTTGATAACTAAATAGGTATTATGTAAAGCACAAGAAATACAACTACTGAGTGCGACAGAGTGGTTAGATGCATTGATGAATGGTTCCAAAAAGCAGACTTTTATGAACTGATCTTAACCGGCAACCTATAAGCTGAGCATCCCCCTACGGAATTACGCGGAGTGATCGTGAGTGGTGAGCGAGTAACTGAGTGTATCGCTCAAATCCTTGGACTGAATAAGTTTATAGCGCTCCACACTCAGCACTCACCACCAGGAGAAGAAAGTACCTTAGACTTAGGACATTGCCGCTAAATCAGGAAAAACTTCCCGCACCGCCGGATGGACGATCTGGTGGTTTCGCACATTTAGCCCACTTGCCAAAACCGGCTCAGAGTCTAAGGCTTTGATCCCCTGATTTGCCAACTTGAGTACATACGGTAAAGTGCTGTTATTAAGGGCTTGGGTTGCAGTCCACGGAACTGCCCCAGGCATATTCGGTACCCCATAGTGAACAACGCCCTCTTCTACATAGGTGGGATGGGTATGAGAGGTTGGGCGCAATGTTTCCACACACCCCCCCTGATCTACCGCAACATCAATAATCACAGAGCCTGGACGCATTTTTCCGATAAGATTTCGAGATACAAGCACCGGCGCGCGTCGTCCTAATACTAAAACAGCCCCGATCAGCAAGTCAGCATCTGGAACGAGGGACTCAATTTGCAAGGGCTGACTGTAAAGTAGCTGAACTCTAGAGCCAAAGAGGGTTTCGAGATAGGCTAAACGCTCAACGTTGATATCTAAAATCTGAACTTGAGCGCCCATTCCTACAGCCATTCGTGCCGCTTCTGTGCCAACAACACCGGCACCTAAAATCACGACTTTACCGGGCATTACCCCAGGAACTCCGCCTAAGAGAACGCCTCGCCCTCCCTGCTGGCGCTCTAAAAATCTCGATCCAAACTGCACTGCTAACCTGCCGGCGATGATGCTCATCGGCGTAAGTAGAGGCAGTCGTTTATCTGGTAGTTCGACGGTTTCATAAGCGATCGCGCTGACGCCAGAATCAATCAGATGCTCTGTCAAAGTCCGATCAGCAGCTAGGTGCAAATAGGTAAAGAGCAACTGCTCTTTCTGGAGAAACGGGTACTCTGGCGACAGCGGTTCCTTGACTTTAACAACGAGTTCTCTATCCCAAGCGTCTTTGGCGCTGCCAACAATTTTAGCGCCGGCCTGAACATAATCTTCATCCTGCAAGCCGGCACCGGCACCCGCGCCGGTTTCCACAAACACCGAATGACCCTTTTCACACAATACCCGAACGCTGCTCGGACTCAACCCGACACGAAACTCCTGATCCTTCGTTTCCTTAGGAACGCCAATTTCCATCTGCCACCTCTTTATGACCCATGCTTTTAGCTTATGTCTTTGCTGACTTGCGCTGCGAATACTCTCACTGTATGACAGCTGGCTCATGGTTTGCTGCTATCCTATCGAGAGAGTTTGGCCATATTTGAGGTGCCGGCAGTGACGATTAAAATTAGCGGGCGCAATCAGCTCACAGGTAGAGTGACGGATATTCAACTGGGAGATATCATGGCAGAAGTCACAATTCAAGTTGGAGATAACTTGATCGATGCAGTGATCACGCGCCGGTCTGCAGAAAATCTTAAAATTGCCATAGGGGACGAAGTGACAGCCCTGATCAAAGCAACAGAAGTCATGGTCATCAAAGCGGTTGATTAGATTCAGTTCCTCAAAG encodes:
- a CDS encoding tyrosinase family protein, whose translation is MDLKRAFTGIGLIAGTIVAFCANPAQAYTFSTSNATAASVIDFTRLGYRYDTMPNSGNTSGPLQVRRNAATMTRTEIDRFVNAVVALKTQRFVTTPNGVRISEYDQFVATHLATMDMTGRLAPNGTTLVNGAHGNAAFLPWHRQFLDEFERALQTVDSSVTLPYWDWTNQTATRNIIFQNNFMGPNGGAGGVGGGTVQSGPFSRANGWLLRRDLSNTTNRGAWTGLSTGTPRELTRSLRDWTTLGTQTQVNGALAQTSYNAFRSRIETGTGLHNSMHNWIGGSMNLQNSPNDPMFFLVHANVDRLWGQWQLNGRWGNSFYPSSGQPYGHNLLDPMFPWNTGNIPIANDLRDLMPGLPGVTATATPTDSSLFMMASAPSDLSDNTIEHSQTGYMYNPWGHMAYHGDGTEPCPDEIAMPCDMPCHQSEHVPEPSVAFGLLAFGALGAGSQFKRKRKALVKANS
- a CDS encoding tyrosinase family protein, with protein sequence MNLKRASSWLGLITGSAIVFGAVQAQAYTFSRNYRPNDVLDFSALGYTYSGINVPGGTAGLQVRRSAASLNATEISRFVSAIQTLKTRTVTAANGAVVSEYDQFVATHLGAMDLAGRPGPDGRPLVNAAHGRAGFLPWHRAFIYEFERALQTVDPTVTIPYWDWTDINGSQNVLFTNNFLGGNGINPNGTPGGPVQTGPFTAANGWVQRSDLSGDVWLGTSTGRQPLRRNLGVFAPRTATNRGMITAAQENTALNTTSYLTLNTRLELNIHNPMHNWVGGSMNTMTSPNAPEFWMLHANIDRLWARWQTAVAGTGRLDGVGAYAAIGTQAYGHDRLQPMWPWDGGQSRVAADLAALIPGLPGVSPPNSNFSSFLMASAPEDLFSDTTGNMYNPWGHSAYHGDEPCPDEINMPCDMPCHQSEHVPEPASIFGLLAFGALGAGRLRKGKQPQKA
- the ald gene encoding alanine dehydrogenase is translated as MEIGVPKETKDQEFRVGLSPSSVRVLCEKGHSVFVETGAGAGAGLQDEDYVQAGAKIVGSAKDAWDRELVVKVKEPLSPEYPFLQKEQLLFTYLHLAADRTLTEHLIDSGVSAIAYETVELPDKRLPLLTPMSIIAGRLAVQFGSRFLERQQGGRGVLLGGVPGVMPGKVVILGAGVVGTEAARMAVGMGAQVQILDINVERLAYLETLFGSRVQLLYSQPLQIESLVPDADLLIGAVLVLGRRAPVLVSRNLIGKMRPGSVIIDVAVDQGGCVETLRPTSHTHPTYVEEGVVHYGVPNMPGAVPWTATQALNNSTLPYVLKLANQGIKALDSEPVLASGLNVRNHQIVHPAVREVFPDLAAMS
- a CDS encoding TOBE domain-containing protein is translated as MLLSYRESLAIFEVPAVTIKISGRNQLTGRVTDIQLGDIMAEVTIQVGDNLIDAVITRRSAENLKIAIGDEVTALIKATEVMVIKAVD